AGACCCGTATACGGCTGACGCGAACAGCGGAACCGCCGTCCGGCAAATGGTCCATCGGGAATGATGATCTCTGCCTCGGCGAAGGCCCGCATGCTGCGCAAGGGCCGGGGTCGGGCCTGTGCCAGGAAGGACTTAAGATCATCAAGCGTCGGATGCATCGCTTTGGCACGCGGTTTCGTCCGTCCGATTCTTCGAATCTATCGCTTCCTGCTCTCCCCTTCGTGGCTCCGTGGCTTCGTCGCTTCGTGGCTTCTTCCCATCACCTGTTGCCTGACCCTCGGCCTCGCTGCCCAGCGTCCTCGTAATCTCGCGTTCGGCGTCATCGAGGGCTTCGTAGAGCACCTCGGCCGCGGCGCGCCCGAACTGCCGCTGCAGGGACTCGCCGGCTTCCCGCAGGATGGAGGCGATCTGGCCCAGCGCTTCGCGGATTTCGTCACGCGGGAGCAGCTGCCGCTGTCGCTCGAGGCGGTCCAGTCGGGCCAGTTCGGCCCGCTCGGTGCGGTAGCGCTCCAGCGCCGGGCTGGAGCCGCCCTGGAGCATGTCGTCCGATTCGCTGGCGAGGCGGTACTTGTTGGTCGCCAGGAAGTCATGCAGGGCCCGCACGACCTTGGGCAGATCGATGAAGCGGCCGCCGAAGGGGATGCCGTAACGCTCGGCCTGCTCGTTCAGGATCTTCGTCTGCCGGCCGGACATCTGCCGCCAATGCTTCTGGGGGATGCTTGAGTAATGCTGCCAGCGAAGCCGCTCCTCCTTGGCCTTCTCATGCCGCCGCAGGGCATCGCGCTCCTGGCGGGTCAGCTCTTCATGTGCCAAGACCTTGCGATAGGCCTTGGCCACCAGGTCGCTATCCACGCGGGCGGCGGCGTCGAGGGGCGGCGAAGCTGCATCGGCTTGCGGCATATCACTTACTTGCCTGTTTTGCCTCTTGCTTGTAAAAGACGCCCGATGCGGCGACCCGCGGGCTTTGGGTAGTCTGGGAAGGAACCATGCCTATACCCTCATTCATGGTTGCGTATTCTCATACAGATCCGCCTATTCTCATACTTCTGCGCTGCACAGTCGCTCCGCCGACTTGCCTGTAAATTGCTCCCAGCGCTTGACGATCACATCACAGTAGAGCGGATCGAGCTCCATCAAGTAGGCACGCCGCTGCGTCTGCTCCGCGGCGATCAGCGTCGACCCGCTTCCCCCAAACAAATCCAACACGTTCTCACCGACCCGCGATGAGTATTGCATGGCCCGCACCGCGAGTTCGACGGGCTTCTCGGTGAGATGGATCATGGACTGCGGGTTGACCTTCTTGACGTGCCACAGGTCGGTCACGTTGTTGGGACCGAAGAACGCATGGCCCGCGCCTTCGCGCCAACCATAGAAGCAGATCTCGAAGGCGCCCATGAAGTCCTTGCGTGTCAGCACGGGATGCTGCTTGTCCCAGACGATGCCCTGGCTGAAGTAGAGTCCGTGCTTCTTGAGGAACGGCGGGTAGTTGCCCAGGTTGGCATAACCGCCCCAGATGTAGAACGAGCGGCCGGATTCGAGAACGCGGGCCATGTTGCCGAACCAGGCGTCGAGCATGGCGTCGAAGGCCTCGTCGGTGACGAAGTCGTTGGCCAGCGGTCGGTCCTTGGCGCGGAGCTGCTTCGTCGTCTTCCTGGCCTTGCTGTGCCCACGGGCCAGATCGAAACCTTGGTGGTGGGTCAGCCCGCGCCGTTTGCCGTTGGCGCCGCTCTCCGCAGCGGGGAACGACGACAGCCCCGCGGCGATGGCGTTGTTCGACCGCGGTTCAACTTTGACGTTGTACGGCGGGTCCGTGTTCACCAGGTGCACGGGTTGACCGTCGAGCAGGCGATCGACGTCCTCGGGTCTGCTGCTGTCGGCGCAGAGCAGCCGGTGATCACCGAGCACCCACAGGTCGCCTACCTGCGTCGTCGCCTCGTCCGGTGGTGCGGGAATATCATCGGGATCGGTGAGGCCCTCTTTGACGTCCGTGTCGAGCATCTTCGCCAGCTCGTCGGCGTCGAAGCCCAGCAGCGACCAATCGAGCCCCATGCCCTGCAACTCGAGCAGCTCGATGGGCAGCAGCTCGAGATTCCATTCGGCCAGCTCGGCCGTCTTGTTGTCCGCGATGCGGTAGGCCCGGATTTGCTCCGGCGTCAGATCCTTGGCCACGTGAACGGGGACTTTTTCGAGTCCCAGCTTCCGCGCCGCCTTCCAGCGCGTGTGCCCGCAGACAATCACACCGTCGCCATCCACGACGATGGGTTGCCGGAACCCGAACCGCCGGATGGACTCCGCGACGGCGTCCACCGCCTGGTCGTTGGCCCGCGGGTTTTTTTCGTACGGCTTGATCTCGGCCAACGGCCGCAGCTCAACCTGCATCGTCGGCCTCCTTCTTCGCCTCGCTGCGCCCGGTCAGCTCGGCGTAGCTGATGCCCAAGTAGAACCCGCCAAGCACGAACCCCGTAGCGCAGAGCAGCGTCGCCAGCCCAGCCATCAATCCAGCCATCGTTTCACCTCCTTGTTCGTTGGTTTTCCCGAATCACGTTTCCACCTTCCGTCCCAGACCGCCTCGGCCCGCCACGCGGCCACCCAACGCCCACAAACGCCGCGTGGGCCGCGATCGACCCGCGGTTGGACGTCTGCGCTGGGAGAGCCCCCCGCTCGCCCACGGCGCAACGGGGTCGCGG
This Phycisphaerae bacterium DNA region includes the following protein-coding sequences:
- a CDS encoding ParB N-terminal domain-containing protein: MQVELRPLAEIKPYEKNPRANDQAVDAVAESIRRFGFRQPIVVDGDGVIVCGHTRWKAARKLGLEKVPVHVAKDLTPEQIRAYRIADNKTAELAEWNLELLPIELLELQGMGLDWSLLGFDADELAKMLDTDVKEGLTDPDDIPAPPDEATTQVGDLWVLGDHRLLCADSSRPEDVDRLLDGQPVHLVNTDPPYNVKVEPRSNNAIAAGLSSFPAAESGANGKRRGLTHHQGFDLARGHSKARKTTKQLRAKDRPLANDFVTDEAFDAMLDAWFGNMARVLESGRSFYIWGGYANLGNYPPFLKKHGLYFSQGIVWDKQHPVLTRKDFMGAFEICFYGWREGAGHAFFGPNNVTDLWHVKKVNPQSMIHLTEKPVELAVRAMQYSSRVGENVLDLFGGSGSTLIAAEQTQRRAYLMELDPLYCDVIVKRWEQFTGKSAERLCSAEV